The following proteins come from a genomic window of Oncorhynchus mykiss isolate Arlee chromosome 19, USDA_OmykA_1.1, whole genome shotgun sequence:
- the ccdc170 gene encoding A-kinase anchor protein 12 isoform X1, with protein MIEPKEEVTPEEVAKVEREAEAPAPLVPVVDEMSPLKHFFLTGKIHKQVNQEPTKEYKTEPKDEPKEEPKEEVNEKSKDKVKEKVEEEVFPTEETEAPATILDVEEQIISPIKKFFTTGIFVGLKKNKKLIEEETPEYATVEKEQELQSIEKQEDINTAEEAGLEQEQTKEEISPGVEGEQNEKELQFEIAATMLAGVTDSLMAEASNVPELIKSNVSKSSGNREDVLEEQTATNILQTIISNEAELLRSGSSVQDILEDLCPSWSFVTVITNKVETNEAKLLSSQNKVKTQEGLEEQSHSWGFVTVTEDVPEEEPAPVVLLTVTSNEAQLLNSQEKAKTQGSPVQDIIDKQSSSWGFHTVISNEAELLSSQEKAKNQGSPLRKLLSGAGLKKLTRKRRGSKPDKLTGSGEHVTEDLLSSTDSVEYQKGESTASLPEELSAEQVNVSAQAGLSHESDDVTSDSERKKDGTWTSFKKRMTPKRHLKRSSESEDESALVGLHEEPKQSEGEQVLEHITEEPQKKVDISVSWEAFLCGSAKRRGRKTSDSEEQAPMNEGKILSEPGNTAALPLDSSQERGYEHFTSSPEQVGSPSGSEGVSTWKYLKKLITSKTKAKTEEAVKVNSPEQMQSGIEITKEKSSFSLKKLIPGRKKGKHGEKQEPISSDKADMGVGSDDEEDSETPAVVPMSEFDAEELGEKHNISTEAVIETLLHITEEETQPDVSSTFTKSTIPKDTLPTEAEKAQAKYTVEQLAPSTSPTAMENFEDLTEFISKHQQLSDIPEEVSTPEEATQDDTIAEDLIELTSEAVTAPEPLDEETTEMVSAVSQLTDESPKTSGSTTPVPIEYELKDTELLLHETVDTISRTQTLSLVNRKGPHLEAISVSPQILHTPKEKEATVLIAHEKSDAVEIRTGEESQQIDLVDKSPVTPMVECPSEVTEVVHTELAPEDTEESDAARITTDDLHKAEDESIPIIRIETEKDPQTELVNELEEARPELVAYISSEEGVAQVDEKVVAEETPQPDTESLDVSVTDKLISIQPLTLEEKAEFLDVAEDAADNENAPVIETITCEVQDVTAAMHDVSMSEPSDVLECLIAIVTPEVESPEKRDPVGSLRPLEEARPVLVTTVNSEEAQVEGKDVLKTLIAVVAPEVESPEKKYPLGALRPLICSAMVQTLKVEDMVVMKNVPSAQFVDGHVIQVQVTDAELKSAEEIDEIVLEEGSSDANDHKILLQQVNTEIESDEANVKTTREVGSTDDHEIIVQVADAALKSAQVIVDQGLEMDSTNVTDHEIQLRGLDVEIELAETIVEETALEVVSSTDIKEVIDVCDKMEDEGEGENATEKIEDYMFEEASSIITQEIVQHVQQNSSEDPNVVPQSSEKAEVELSSEAEVSKSPENTPFAVLESQGHPHVTAQVQKTIHLFENYFDLNTQGNAQEPSEKETEPSIALEVDTVCEDRKTPEAFVEPTSEFNSIPDDTVPTTFAESCSQADVQDVFGTEAEFMIYSEVDQAIDVSDSTSGHEKELVGMVVESAKESVESFEKRLSIESHVHIHLHIKPRDTGVVSAGLESPLRAIWPPPCTVAEVAVNTDSLLTESIESASTIAKSSVNTDCVLTESMESAQLCEVSQIEQTSDTAPHVPLHTPPATVLYTLNPETEQVMTNAVGSNPHIEEENDLELWLDAEEDIGTVKSNILEVLSKKTDRGVEKTLQDSGDIFDIALEPQSFLSGGDT; from the coding sequence ATGATAGAACCTAAGGAGGAAGTCACACCTGAAGAAGTGgcaaaagtagagagagaggcagaggcaccAGCCCCACTGGTTCCGGTAGTTGACGAAATGTCTCCATTGAAACATTTTTTCCTGACAGGAAAAATACACAAGCAGGTTAATCAAGAACCCACAAAAGAATACAAGACCGAACCCAAGGATGAACCCAAAGAGGAACCAAAGGAAGAAGTCAATGAGAAATCTAAGGACAAAGTCaaggagaaagtagaggaggaAGTCTTCCCAACCGAAGAGACAGAGGCACCAGCAACCATTCTGGATGTTGAAGAACAAATTATATCCCCAATTAAGAAGTTTTTCACTACTGGAATCTTTGTCGGtttaaagaaaaataaaaagCTTATAGAAGAGGAAACGCCCGAATATGCGACCGTTGAGAAGGAACAGGAACTGCAAAGCATTGAAAAACAGGAGGACATAAACACAGCAGAGGAAGCTGGACTTGAACAAGAACAAACAAAAGAGGAGATCAGTCCAGGTGTTGAGGGGGAACAAAATGAGAAAGAACTTCAATTTGAAATTGCAGCCACAATGTTAGCCGGAGTAACAGATTCCCTAATGGCTGAGGCATCCAATGTCCCCGAACTCATTAAGAGTAATGTCTCTAAAAGTAGTGGAAACAGAGAGGATGTTCTTGAAGAACAGACAGCTACTAATATATTACAGACAATTATCTCAAATGAAGCTGAACTTCTTAGGTCAGGAAGTTCAGTCCAGGATATTCTTGAAGACCTGTGTCCTTCTTGGAGTTTCGTAACCGTTATAACAAATAAAGTTGAAACAAATGAAGCCAAACTTCTTAGCTCTCAAAACAAAGTTAAAACACAGGAAGGTCTTGAAGAGCAGTCTCATTCTTGGGGATTTGTCACAGTCACAGAGGATGTTCCTGAAGAGGAGCCAGCTCCTGTGGTATTACTGACAGTTACCTCAAATGAGGCTCAACTTCTTAACTCTCAAGAGAAAGCTAAAACCCAAGGAAGTCCAGTCCAGGATATTATTGACAAGCAGTCTTCTTCTTGGGGATTCCACACAGTTATCTCAAATGAAGCAGAACTTCTTAGCTCACAAGAGAAAGCTAAAAATCAAGGAAGTCCACTGAGGAAGCTCTTGTCTGGGGCTGGTTTGAAGAAGCTTACTAGGAAGCGGAGAGGTAGTAAACCAGACAAGTTGACTGGATCTGGTGAGCATGTAACTGAGGATCTACTGTCATCCACAGATTCAGTGGAGTACCAGAAAGGAGAAAGTACTGCCTCTCTGCCAGAAGAATTATCAGCAGAGCAGGTAAATGTGTCTGCTCAGGCTGGGTTGAGCCACGAATCAGATGATGTAACCTCTGACAGTGAAAGGAAGAAGGATGGTACCTGGACTTCCTTCAAAAAACGAATGACACCTAAAAGACATCTCAAAAGATCCTCTGAGAGTGAGGATGAGTCAGCACTTGTAGGCTTACATGAGGAGCCAAAGCAAAGTGAAGGGGAACAGGTACTAGAACATATCACAGAAGAGCCCCAAAAAAAGGTTGATATATCTGTTTCTTGGGAGGCTTTCCTATGTGGATCTGCAAAGAGGAGGGGCAGAAAAACATCGGACTCAGAGGAGCAAGCACCCATGAATGAAGGTAAAATACTAAGCGAACCAGGAAACACTGCAGCGTTGCCATTGGACAGTTCTCAGGAGAGAGGTTATGAACATTTTACCTCTTCCCCTGAGCAAGTTGGAAGTCCCTCGGGGAGTGAAGGGGTGTCTACATGGAAATACCTTAAAAAGCTGATCACCTCAAAAACAAAGGCAAAAACCGAGGAGGCCGTCAAAGTTAACTCACCAGAGCAGATGCAATCTGGCATCGAAATCACCAAAGAGAAGTCTTCTTTTTCTCTAAAGAAACTCATCCCTGGACGCAAAAAGGGAAAGCATGGAGAAAAGCAGGAACCAATCTCTTCTGACAAGGCAGATATGGGTGTTGGATCGGACGATGAGGAGGACTCTGAAACGCCAGCAGTGGTCCCCATGTCAGAGTTTGATGCAGAAGAGCTAGGAGAGAAACACAACATATCAACTGAGGCTGTTATAGAAACTCTATTACACATAACAGAAGAAGAAACCCAGCCAGACGTCTCTAGCACTTTCACCAAATCGACCATACCCAAAGACACCCTGCCCACTGAAGCAGAAAAGGCTCAAGCCAAATATACTGTGGAACAGTTGGCCCCATCAACATCCCCCACTGCTATGGAAAACTTTGAGGACCTTACGGAATTCATAAGTAAACATCAGCAACTCAGTGATATACCTGAAGAAGTGTCTACTCCTGAAGAAGCCACTCAAGACGATACCATAGCCGAGGACCTAATAGAGTTGACATCTGAAGCAGTCACTGCCCCAGAACCTCTAGATGAAGAAACAACAGAAATGGTTTCAGCAGTGTCACAGCTGACAGATGAGTCCCCCAAAACATCAGGCAGCACAACACCTGTCCCAATAGAATACGAGTTAAAGGATACAGAGTTACTTCTGCATGAGACTGTTGATACCATTAGCAGAACCCAAACTCTCTCATTGGTAAATAGAAAAGGCCCACATCTGGAAGCTATTTCAGTTTCTCCACAAATATTACACACACCAAAAGAGAAGGAAGCAACAGTTTTGATAGCTCATGAAAAATCAGATGCAGTTGAAATCCGCACAGGTGAAGAGTCTCAACAAATTGATCTTGTTGATAAAAGCCCAGTGACTCCTATGGTAGAGTGTCCATCTGAGGTCACTGAGGTAGTACACACAGAGTTGGCACCTGAGGACACTGAAGAGTCTGATGCTGCAAGAATCACTACAGATGATTTACACAAAGCTGAAGATGAATCAATTCCAATCATACGCATAGAAACTGAAAAGGACCCACAAACAGAATTGGTAAATGAGTTAGAAGAGGCAAGACCAGAACTTGTAGCCTACATTAGTTCAGAAGAAGGTGTAGCTCAGGTTGACGAAAAGGTGGTAGCAGAAGAAACTCCACAGCCTGATACAGAGAGTCTGGATGTATCAGTCACAGACAAACTTATCTCCATACAACCTCTCACTCTTGAAGAAAAAGCGGAATTCCTGGATGTTGCGGAGGATGCTGCAGACAATGAGAATGCACCAGTTATAGAAACAATCACATGTGAGGTTCAAGATGTCACAGCTGCAATGCATGACGTTTCAATGTCGGAACCATCTGACGTTCTGGAATGTTTGATTGCCATAGTGACACCTGAAGTAGAATCCCCAGAGAAAAGGGATCCTGTGGGTTCTCTAAGACCACTTGAAGAAGCAAGACCAGTACTTGTCACCACCGTTAATTCAGAAGAAGCTCAGGTTGAAGGAAAGGACGTTCTGAAAACTTTGATTGCTGTAGTGGCACCTGAAGTAGAATCCCCAGAGAAGAAATATCCTTTGGGTGCTCTAAGACCACTCATATGCTCTGCTATGGTTCAGACACTAAAGGTAGAGGACATGGTTGTGATGAAGAATGTGCCTTCAGCACAGTTTGTTGATGGCCATGTGATCCAAGTACAAGTGACGGATGCAGAGCTAAAGTCAGCTGAAGAAATTGATGAGATAGTGCTTGAAGAGGGCTCATCTGATGCAAATGATCACAAGATTCTATTACAACAGGTGAACACTGAGATTGAATCAGATGAAGCAAATGTTAAGACAACCCGTGAGGTGGGCTCAACTGATGATCACGAGATTATAGTACAAGTGGCGGATGCAGCGTTAAAGTCTGCTCAAGTAATTGTTGATCAAGGGCTTGAAATGGACTCAACCAATGTCACTGATCATGAGATCCAATTAAGAGGGTTGGATGTAGAGATTGAATTAGCTGAAACAATTGTTGAGGAGACAGCACTTGAGGTGGTTTCCTCAACCGATATTAAAGAGGTCATAGACGTTTGTGACAAAATGGAGGACGAAGGAGAGGGTGAGAATGCCACTGAGAAGATTGAGGACTACATGTTTGAAGAGGCCAGCAGTATTATAACTCAGGAAATTGTCCAACATGTGCAGCAGAACTCTTCAGAAGACCCCAATGTTGTACCACAATCAAGTGAAAAGGCTGAAGTTGAATTATCGAGTGAAGCAGAAGTTTCGAAATCACCAGAGAATACACCATTCGCAGTTCTAGAGAGTCAAGGACATCCACATGTAACTGCACAGGTGCAAAAGACAATTCATTTATTTGAAAACTACTTCGATCTTAATACTCAGGGAAATGCACAAGAACCTTCAGAAAAAGAAACGGAGCCCTCGATTGCTCTCGAAGTTGATACAGTATGTGAGGATAGAAAAACTCCTGAGGCATTTGTAGAGCCCACTTCTGAATTCAACAGCATACCTGACGACACAGTTCCCACTACATTTGCAGAGTCTTGTTCACAGGCAGATGTGCAAGATGTTTTTGGAACAGAGGCTGAATTCATGATTTATTCTGAAGTAGATCAAGCCATTGATGTTTCAGACTCTACTAGCGGGCATGAGAAGGAACTAGTGGGAATGGTAGTAGAATCAGCAAAGGAATCAGTGGAGTCGTTTGAAAAGAGACTATCTATTGAATCCCATGTCCATATCCATCTCCACATTAAACCCAGAGATACTGGAGTTGTGTCCGCGGGATTAGAGTCACCACTGCGTGCTATTTGGCCACCTCCATGTACTGTTGCAGAAGTTGCAGTGAATACTGACAGCCTTCTAACAGAATCAATAGAAAGTGCAAGTACTATTGCAAAAAGTTCTGTGAATACTGACTGCGTTCTAACAGAATCAATGGAAAGTGCTCAACTTTGTGAAGTCAGTCAAATTGAGCAAACCAGTGACACTGCACCTCATGTGCCACTGCATACCCCACCTGCAACAGTGCTGTACACCCTAAACCCTGAAACAGAACAGGTAATGACCAATGCAGTAGGGTCTAACCCACACATAGAGGAAGAGAATGACCTAGAACTGTGGCTGGATGCTGAGGAAGATATTGGCACAGTAAAATCCAATATCTTGGAGGTTCTAAGCAAAAAAACAgatagaggagtagagaagaCGCTGCAGGACAGTGGAGATATATTTGATATTGCACTTGAGCCTCAAAGCTTTCTGTCCGGAGGTGATACCTAA